TATGGAGATAACTTACATCATATTCTTGAGGGTATTTTCAAGGGGATTGGGCTGGCACTTAAAGAAGCGGTAAAAATAGAAGGGAAAAAATTACCATCCACTAAAGGGAAGATTGATTAAAAATGAATTTCAATAACCTAAAAAAACTTTATGAAGAGTATAAAAATAAATTTGGGAAAATGCATATAATAAAATTTCTGATTTACTAAAAGAAGCCAAAGAAATTCATAAAAAGGACTGGTTAAAAAATCCAACTCCAAACAAAGACCATGAACAATCATGGAGATCATTTAAAGGGAAAAATCTGGAAAAACTGATACATTATATCATAAAAGATGCTGTTGAGGAATTAGGATTAAAAATAATAGAAGGAAATACCTTGGAAAGAAAAAAAGCAGAAAATTTGACAGAGGAACTTTCAAAAGTTAAAAGAAATTTGTTGGTGGATTATGGAGAATATGGTTCACATTTACCCGATGTTGATTTGATAATATATGAACCTGAAAGTTGTAAAATTATTGCTGTTATTTCCAGTAAAGTTACTTTAAGAGAAAGGATTGCACAAACAGGTTATTGGAAAATCAAACTTTCTCAGGATAAAATAACAAAAGATATAAAAGTATTTTTTATTACACCCGATGAAGATAGAACATTGAGTAATAAAAAGCCATGTAAAAAAGGCAGGGCAATTGTTGAAATTGACACAAATGGAGGGTATATTTTAAATGAAGAAAGTATAGAGGAAAGTGAAAAAGTAAAAAAATTTGACAAATTTGTTCATGATTTAAAAAAACTATTAGGAAAAAATGAAAAGACATAAAAAAGAAGTTAGTTTATTTGAATCTTTTATAAAAGAAGAAGATTTAATAGAAGAAAAAGAAAGTACAGAAGAAGATGAAAAACCACCTTTTGAAACAACAACACTCTGGGATTACCCTAAACAAAGTTATGGAAAAAAAACAAAAGGAGATAATAAATTTCAAGGTGTAACTCCTGCTTTTATAATCTGGAATTTAATACAAAGATATACAAAACTAGGAGATTTAGTAGTTGATCCAATGGCAGGAAGTGGAACCACAATTGATGTTTGTGAAGAAGAAGGAAGGAGAGTTATTGGGTATGATATAAACCCAAAGCATCCCAAAGTAATAAAAAATGATTCCAGACATATTCCTTTACCTGATAATTCAGTTGATATGGTTTTTATAGATTCTCCTTATGGAGATAATGTAAATTATTCCGATGACCCAAAATTTTATGAAGAACTTGAAAAAGTCGCTATCGAGATTAAAAGAATTCTTAAGCCAGGAAAAGTATTAGGATGGTTAATAGGAAATCAATGGGTTAAAGGGAAATTTACTCCTGTTGGATTTAAAGTTTATCAAATGCTTGAAAAACATTTTGAACCTATAGATATAATATGCGTGGCAAGAAGGGGACAAAGTTCAAATACACCTTTGTGGCATTACAGAGCAAGAAAATTTAATTTCTTTTTAAGAGGGTTTAAGTATTTACTGTTATTTAGAAAAGAAGAAAAAAAGGAAGAAGAAAGAAATAGAAAGATAAAGTGGAAGAAATATAAGTAAAATTATCTTTACAAAAATGATAAATTTTGAAGAATTGAAGAAAGAAGGGGAAAGGTGGGTAAGTGAGGGGTTAATTACAGAACAGCAACTTGAAAAAATACTACAGATATATATTCCTGAACAAAAACCCTCTGAAGATGAATTAAGAAAAAATGTTACAAGATTGATTTTGATTTTTGCATCTGTTTTTATTGGAATTGCTTTTTTCTCATTTGTTGCTTCTAACTGGAAATATTTATCTTTCCTTACAAAATTTTTTATAATTGTTATATGTATGCTTTCTTCTTATATTTCTGGCTGGTATTTTATAGAATTCAAAAACTTAAAAAGAACTGGAGAAGCACTTATATAC
The genomic region above belongs to bacterium and contains:
- a CDS encoding BsaWI family type II restriction enzyme produces the protein MERKKAENLTEELSKVKRNLLVDYGEYGSHLPDVDLIIYEPESCKIIAVISSKVTLRERIAQTGYWKIKLSQDKITKDIKVFFITPDEDRTLSNKKPCKKGRAIVEIDTNGGYILNEESIEESEKVKKFDKFVHDLKKLLGKNEKT
- a CDS encoding DNA methyltransferase — translated: MKRHKKEVSLFESFIKEEDLIEEKESTEEDEKPPFETTTLWDYPKQSYGKKTKGDNKFQGVTPAFIIWNLIQRYTKLGDLVVDPMAGSGTTIDVCEEEGRRVIGYDINPKHPKVIKNDSRHIPLPDNSVDMVFIDSPYGDNVNYSDDPKFYEELEKVAIEIKRILKPGKVLGWLIGNQWVKGKFTPVGFKVYQMLEKHFEPIDIICVARRGQSSNTPLWHYRARKFNFFLRGFKYLLLFRKEEKKEEERNRKIKWKKYK
- a CDS encoding DUF2157 domain-containing protein: MINFEELKKEGERWVSEGLITEQQLEKILQIYIPEQKPSEDELRKNVTRLILIFASVFIGIAFFSFVASNWKYLSFLTKFFIIVICMLSSYISGWYFIEFKNLKRTGEALIYLGQLIFGSGIFLIGQHHHTPAYNWPLGFILWTIGTILLAFSTNIFSLFYFAIVLSIIPVIGFPFIIFDERIISQFFFTPLWIVLFMSFFLFISGFIIYKKGKKQGI